The following are encoded together in the Glycine max cultivar Williams 82 chromosome 8, Glycine_max_v4.0, whole genome shotgun sequence genome:
- the LOC100784823 gene encoding putative receptor protein kinase ZmPK1, translating to MDFPTSLFFLLLLLSFQCSSSLSSLNKGSSLSVEKHTQDSIVSPNQMFCAGFFQVGENAFSFAIWFNDPHTHNNNHNNRNVVWIANREQPVNGKLSKLSLLNSGSIVLLDADQITTWSSNTASNAPLELNLQDDGNLVLRELQGTILWQSFDSPTDTLLPGQPLTRYTQLVSSRSKTNHSSGFYKLLFDNDNLLRLIYDGPDVSSSYWPPQWLLSWDAGRFSFNSSRVAVFNSLGIFNSSDNYGFSTNDHGKVMPRRLTLDSDGNVRVYSRNEASKKWYVSWQFIFETCTVHGVCGVNSTCNFDPKRGRICSCLPGHTVKNHSDWSYGCEPMFNLSCNGNDSTFLELQGFEFYGYDSNYIPNSTYMNCVNLCLQDCNCKGFQYRYDGEYSTCFTKRQLLNGRRSTRFEGTIYLRLPKNNNFSKEESVSAYGHVFSVQLHKEYVRKPENRFVRFFLWLATAVGALEVVCFLIIWVFLIKTRQKSGADQQGYHQAEMGFRKYSYSELKEATKGFNQEISRGAEGIVYKGILSDQRHVAIKRLYEAKQGEEEFLAEVSIIGRLNHMNLIEMWGYCAEGKHRLLVYEYMENGSLAQNLSSNTLDWSKRYSIALGTARVLAYLHEECLEWILHCDIKPQNILLDANYQPKVADFGLSKLLNRNNLNNNLRFSVIRGTRGYMAPEWVYNSPITSKVDVYSYGIVLLEMITGKNPTTGVHSNAGEESYNGRLVTWVREKRGDASWLEHIIDPAIKTNFDECKMDLLARVALDCVEVNKDRRPTMSQVVEMLQSHDCLRC from the coding sequence ATGGATTTCCCAACGTCACTCTTTTTTCTACTCTTGCTTCTTTCTTTCCAATGTTCATCTTCCCTATCGTCACTGAACAAGGGGTCTTCCCTCTCAGTGGAGAAACACACACAAGACTCTATTGTCTCCCCAAATCAAATGTTCTGTGCTGGCTTCTTTCAAGTTGGTGAAAACGCCTTCTCCTTTGCCATATGGTTCAACGACCCTCACACTCACAACAACAACCACAACAACAGAAACGTTGTTTGGATTGCAAACCGCGAACAACCCGTTAATGGAAAGCTCTCAAAGCTTTCTCTCTTAAACAGTGGTAGCATCGTCTTGCTTGACGCAGATCAAATCACCACTTGGTCATCAAACACAGCATCGAATGCCCCACTAGAGTTGAATCTCCAAGATGATGGTAATCTTGTGTTACGTGAGCTCCAAGGAACCATTTTGTGGCAAAGTTTTGATTCCCCAACCGATACTCTCCTTCCGGGTCAACCTCTTACTAGATACACACAACTTGTGTCTTCAAGAAGCAAGACTAACCATTCCTCTGGTTTCTATAAGCTGCTCTTTGATAATGACAACCTTCTTCGTCTTATTTACGATGGCCCTGATGTTTCGAGCTCGTATTGGCCTCCTCAATGGCTACTCAGTTGGGATGCTGGAAGGTTTAGTTTCAACAGCAGCAGAGTTGCAGTTTTCAATTCTCTTGGAATTTTCAATTCATCGGACAATTATGGTTTTTCCACAAATGATCATGGCAAGGTGATGCCAAGAAGATTAACACTAGATTCTGACGGAAATGTTCGCGTGTACAGCAGAAATGAGGCTTCAAAGAAATGGTACGTTTCATGGCAATTTATATTTGAAACTTGCACCGTTCATGGGGTTTGTGGTGTTAACAGCACTTGCAATTTTGATCCTAAAAGAGGAAGGATATGCTCGTGTCTACCAGGACACACAGTAAAGAACCATAGTGATTGGTCTTATGGGTGTGAACCCATGTTCAATCTTTCTTGCAACGGAAATGATTCTACCTTTTTGGAGTTGCAAGGTTTTGAGTTTTACGGCTATGACAGTAATTATATACCTAACAGTACCTACATGAATTGTGTGAATTTGTGTTTGCAAGATTGTAACTGCAAAGGGTTCCAGTACAGATATGATGGGGAATATTCTACTTGCTTTACAAAGAGACAGTTGCTGAATGGGAGGCGTTCCACCAGATTTGAAGGAACGATTTACTTGAGACTTCCAAAGAACAATAACTTCTCTAAGGAAGAATCTGTGAGTGCATATGGTCATGTTTTTTCTGTGCAGCTTCACAAAGAGTATGTTAGAAAGCCAGAAAATCGTTTTGTGAGATTTTTTCTGTGGCTTGCTACTGCAGTTGGAGCTTTAGAAGTGGTTTGCTTTTTGATAATTTGGGTTTTTTTGATTAAGACGCGCCAAAAGTCTGGTGCAGATCAACAAGGCTACCATCAAGCAGAAATGGGGTTCAGAAAATATAGTTATTCTGAATTGAAGGAGGCGACAAAAGGGTTCAACCAAGAGATTTCAAGGGGTGCAGAAGGGATTGTGTACAAAGGCATTTTATCAGATCAAAGACATGTAGCAATTAAGAGACTCTATGAAGCCAAACAAGGAGAAGAGGAATTCCTTGCTGAAGTGAGCATCATTGGAAGGCTCAATCACATGAACTTGATTGAAATGTGGGGATATTGTGCTGAGGGAAAGCATAGATTGTTGGTGTATGAGTATATGGAGAATGGTTCTTTGGCACAAAATCTCTCATCCAACACACTTGATTGGAGTAAGAGATATAGCATTGCTCTTGGAACGGCACGAGTTTTAGCATATCTGCATGAAGAATGCTTGGAGTGGATACTGCACTGTGATATAAAGCCTCAAAACATACTTCTCGATGCTAATTATCAGCCCAAGGTAGCAGATTTTGGGTTGTCCAAGCTACTAAACAGAAATAACCTCAACAACAATTTAAGGTTTTCAGTGATCAGAGGAACTCGAGGATATATGGCACCGGAGTGGGTATACAACTCACCAATCACCTCCAAAGTAGATGTTTACAGCTATGGAATTGTTCTATTGGAGATGATAACTGGGAAAAACCCAACAACTGGTGTCCATAGCAATGCTGGAGAAGAATCATATAATGGAAGGCTGGTAACATGGGTTAGAGAGAAAAGGGGTGATGCATCTTGGCTAGAGCACATCATTGATCctgcaattaaaacaaatttcgATGAATGTAAGATGGACCTTTTGGCTAGAGTGGCTTTGGATTGTGTTGAGGTAAATAAAGATCGGAGACCCACCATGAGCCAAGTAGTAGAAATGCTTCAAAGCCATGATTGTTTAAGGTGTTGA
- the LOC100785351 gene encoding putative receptor protein kinase ZmPK1, giving the protein MAFSISLFLLVLLFSFQSSSSSLLSLNKGSSLSVEKHAEDVIVSPNQMFCAGFFQVGENAFSFAIWFNDPHTHNNNHTVVWMANREQPVNGRLSKLSLLNSGNMVLVDAGQITKWSSNTASHAPVKLHLQDDGNLVLLDLQGTILWQSFDTPTDTLLPGQLLTRHTQLVSSRSQTNHSPGFYKMLFDDDNVLRLIYDGPDVSSTYWPPPWLLSWQAGRFNYNSSRVAVLNSIGNFTSSDNYDFSTDDHGTVMPRRLKLDSDGNARVYSRNEALKKWHVSWQFIFDTCTIHGICGANSTCSYDPKRGRRCSCLPGYRVKNHSDWSYGCEPMFDLACSGNESIFLEIQGVELYGYDHKFVQNSTYINCVNLCLQDCNCKGFQYRYDGNQIFSCYTKLQLWNGRRSPSFNGTINLRLPNSNNFSKEESESADDHVCSVQLHKDYVRKAANRFERFSLWLATAVGALEMICLLMIWGFLIRSQQKSSANKLGYHLAAVGIRKYSYSELKKATEGFSQEIGRGAGGVVYKGILSDQRHAAIKRLYDAKQGEGEFLAEVSIIGRLNHMNLIEMWGYCAEGNHRLLVCEYMGNGSLEENLSSNTLDWSKRYNIALGVARVLAYLHEECLEWILHCDIKPQNILLDASYQPKVADFGLSKLLNRDNLHSNSTVSMIRGTRGYMAPEWVYNLPITSKVDVYSYGIVLLQMITGKSPTTGVQSIDGEESHNGRLVTWVREKRSATSWLEQIMDPAIKTNYDERKMDLLARVALDCVEEKKDSRPTMSQVVEMLQSHETN; this is encoded by the coding sequence ATGGCTTTCTCTATCTCACTCTTTTTATTAGTCCTGCTTTTTTCTTTCcaatcttcttcatcttccctaTTGTCATTGAACAAGGGGTCCTCCCTCTCAGTGGAGAAACACGCAGAAGACGTTATTGTCTCCCCAAATCAAATGTTCTGTGCTGGCTTCTTTCAAGTTGGTGAAAATGCCTTCTCCTTTGCCATATGGTTCAACGACCCTCACACTCACAACAACAACCACACCGTGGTTTGGATGGCAAACCGTGAACAACCCGTTAATGGAAGGCTgtcaaagctttccctcttaaACAGTGGTAACATGGTCTTGGTTGATGCAGGTCAAATCACCAAATGGTCATCAAACACAGCATCACATGCTCCAGTAAAGTTGCATCTCCAAGATGATGGCAATCTTGTGTTACTTGATCTCCAAGGAACCATTTTGTGGCAAAGTTTTGATACCCCAACTGATACTCTCCTTCCCGGTCAATTACTTACCAGACACACACAACTAGTGTCTTCAAGAAGCCAGACTAACCATTCTCCTGGTTTCTATAAGATGCTATTTGATGATGACAACGTTCTTCGTCTTATTTATGATGGTCCTGATGTCTCAAGCACATATTGGCCACCACCATGGCTACTCAGTTGGCAAGCTGGAAGGTTTAATTACAACAGCAGCAGAGTTGCAGTGTTAAATTCTATTGGAAATTTCACTTCATCggataattatgatttttccACGGATGATCATGGCACGGTGATGCCAAGAAGATTAAAACTGGATTCAGATGGAAACGCTCGTGTGTACAGTAGAAATGAGGCTTTAAAGAAATGGCATGTTTCATGGCAATTCATATTTGATACATGCACCATTCATGGGATTTGTGGTGCTAACAGCACTTGCAGTTATGATCCTAAAAGGGGACGGAGATGCTCGTGTTTACCAGGATATAGAGTGAAGAACCATAGTGATTGGTCTTACGGGTGTGAACCCATGTTTGATCTTGCTTGCAGCGGAAATGAGTCTATCTTTTTGGAGATACAGGGCGTTGAGTTATATGGTTATGATCACAAATTTGTCCAAAACAGTACATACATAAACTGTGTGAATTTGTGTTTGCAAGATTGTAACTGCAAAGGGTTTCAGTACAGATATGATGGTAACCAAATATTTAGCTGCTATACAAAGTTACAGTTGTGGAATGGAAGGCGTTCACCAAGTTTTAATGGAACAATTAACTTGAGACTTCCCAACAGCAATAACTTCTCCAAGGAAGAATCTGAGAGTGCAGATGATCATGTTTGTTCTGTGCAGCTTCACAAAGACTATGTCAGAAAAGCAGCAAATCGTTTTGAGAGATTTTCTCTGTGGCTTGCTACTGCAGTTGGAGCTTTAGAAATGATTTGCCTTTTGATGATTTGGGGTTTCTTGATTAGGTCCCAGCAAAAGTCTAGTGCAAATAAACTAGGCTACCATCTTGCAGCAGTGGGAATCAGAAAATATAGTTATTCTGAGTTGAAGAAGGCAACAGAGGGGTTCAGCCAAGAAATTGGAAGGGGTGCGGGAGGGGTTGTGTACAAAGGCATTTTATCAGATCAAAGACATGCTGCAATTAAGAGACTCTATGATGCTAAACAAGGAGAAGGGGAATTCCTTGCTGAGGTGAGCATCATTGGAAGGCTTAACCACATGAACTTGATTGAAATGTGGGGATATTGTGCTGAGGGAAATCATAGGTTGCTGGTGTGTGAGTACATGGGAAATGGTTCTTTGGAAGAAAATCTCTCATCTAACACACTTGATTGGAGTAAGAGATATAACATTGCTCTGGGAGTGGCAAGAGTTCTAGCATATCTGCATGAAGAATGCTTGGAGTGGATTTTGCACTGTGATATAAAGCCCCAAAACATACTTCTTGATGCTAGTTATCAGCCCAAGGTAGCAGATTTTGGCTTGTCCAAGCTACTAAACAGAGATAACCTCCACAGCAATTCAACTGTTTCAATGATCAGAGGAACTCGAGGATATATGGCACCTGAGTGGGTTTACAATTTACCAATCACCTCTAAAGTGGATGTTTACAGCTACGGAATTGTTCTCTTGCAGATGATAACTGGAAAAAGCCCAACAACCGGTGTCCAAAGCATTGATGGAGAAGAATCACATAATGGAAGGCTGGTAACTTGGGTGAGAGAGAAAAGGAGTGCCACATCTTGGCTAGAGCAAATAATGGATCCAGCAATCAAAACAAATTATGATGAACGCAAGATGGACCTTTTGGCCAGAGTGGCTCTGGATTGTGTTGAGGAAAAGAAAGATTCGAGACCCACCATGAGCCAAGTAGTCGAAATGCTTCAAAGCCATGAAACTAATTAA
- the LOC100786405 gene encoding probable serine/threonine-protein kinase PBL25, protein MSCFSCFTSNEKKVAKKPNNGQRIQQPAINSPKESAQPVQPRPDNNFNKAKATPQTEPKINKEANKDNGNNNNNIAAQTFTFRELASITKNFRQECLIGEGGFGRVYKGRLEKTNQEVAVKQLDRNGLQGNREFLVEVLMLSLLHHQNLVNLIGYCADGDQRLLVYEYMPLGSLEDHLLDVHPQQKHLDWFIRMKIALDAAKGLEYLHDKANPPVIYRDLKSSNILLDKEFNAKLSDFGLAKLGPTGDKSHVSSRVMGTYGYCAPEYQRTGQLTVKSDVYSFGVVLLELITGRRAIDNTRPTREQNLVTWAYPVFKDPHRYSELADPLLQANFPMRSLHQAVAVAAMCLNEEPSVRPLISDVVTALTFLGTAPGSQDLTGIAPVDLPSPPQEAISSAPFNLLDDDVVMDRQRAVAEAIEWGTNSRNKAPLRDSSTSL, encoded by the exons AATCAGCCCAACCAGTTCAGCCACGGCCAG ataataattttaacaagGCAAAGGCCACCCCACAAACAGAACCTAAAATAAACAAGGAGGCCAACAAAGATAAtgggaacaacaacaacaacattgcTGCCCAAACATTCACCTTCAGGGAATTGGCTTCTATCACAAAGAACTTCAGACAGGAATGCCTAATTGGTGAAGGTGGTTTTGGGAGGGTTTATAAAGGAAGACTTGAAAAAACCAACCAG GAAGTAGCTGTGAAGCAACTTGACAGGAATGGATTACAAGGGAATAGAGAGTTTCTTGTTGAAGTTTTAATGTTGAGTCTCTTGCACCATCAAAATCTAGTGAATCTAATTGGATATTGTGCTGATGGAGATCAGAGATTATTGGTGTATGAGTACATGCCATTGGGATCTCTTGAGGACCATCTGCTTG ATGTTCATCCACAACAAAAGCATCTAGATTGGTTCATCAGAATGAAAATAGCTTTGGATGCTGCAAAAGGTCTAGAGTATTTGCATGACAAGGCGAATCCTCCGGTCATCTACCGCGACTTAAAATCCTCCAACATCTTGCTAGACAAAGAGTTCAATGCAAAACTCTCTGATTTTGGACTAGCAAAGTTGGGACCAACAGGGGACAAGTCTCATGTCTCTTCAAGAGTAATGGGTACTTATGGATACTGTGCACCTGAGTATCAAAGAACTGGTCAGCTAACTGTAAAATCAGATGTGTACAGCTTTGGTGTTGTTTTGCTTGAATTGATCACTGGAAGGAGAGCCATTGATAACACAAGACCAACAAGGGAGCAAAATCTAGTTACTTGG GCATATCCAGTATTCAAGGACCCTCACAGATACTCAGAGTTAGCAGACCCCCTTCTGCAAGCAAACTTCCCAATGAGATCACTGCATCAAGCAGTGGCAGTAGCAGCCATGTGCCTCAATGAGGAGCCATCAGTGAGGCCCTTGATCAGTGATGTTGTCACTGCTCTTACTTTCCTTGGAACAGCTCCAGGGAGCCAAGACCTCACAGGAATTGCACCTGTTGACCTGCCCTCACCACCACAAGAAGCCATTAGTAGTGCCCCTTTCAATCTTCTCGACGACGATGTCGTCATGGATCGCCAAAGGGCTGTTGCTGAAGCCATTGAATGGGGTACAAACAGTAGGAACAAAGCACCACTACGTGACAGTTCTACCTCTTTGTAA